The following proteins are co-located in the Verrucomicrobiota bacterium genome:
- a CDS encoding DUF3108 domain-containing protein produces MAKSQGLLCREKAFRPAILVTLLSVFLCGSTLASGGTSPTGAVVGEKALYKLKWGVVGVGEVEIRLDEVSEEAGLVEATLDAKANAFMRRFYDFHTIIKSRFAPDLEESLGYSRDETASENLHETIFDWENGIVRYSKNGDVRNPIPLQPLCQDPLSIVFAFRSGAVPCSVGTHRVWVTDGKVIDQIEFKVSGPEKLRVPAGKFSALKITADFLGVRAIFARPEGALIDVWLTDDERMIPIKLKSEAKIGSFRSELEEYWVDGEQVL; encoded by the coding sequence GTGGCTAAGTCACAAGGTCTCCTTTGTAGAGAGAAGGCGTTTCGTCCTGCGATCTTGGTCACTCTTCTTTCGGTTTTTCTGTGTGGATCGACGTTGGCTAGTGGAGGAACTTCACCGACCGGCGCGGTCGTTGGGGAAAAGGCCCTCTACAAACTCAAGTGGGGTGTTGTGGGGGTAGGTGAGGTTGAGATACGGCTGGATGAGGTATCCGAGGAAGCTGGCCTAGTTGAAGCGACACTTGATGCGAAGGCCAATGCCTTCATGAGAAGATTTTACGATTTCCACACAATTATCAAAAGCCGTTTTGCTCCTGATTTAGAGGAATCATTGGGTTACTCGCGGGACGAGACGGCTTCCGAGAATCTTCACGAGACAATCTTTGATTGGGAAAATGGAATCGTTCGGTATTCGAAAAACGGCGACGTGAGAAATCCGATACCACTTCAACCTCTTTGTCAGGATCCGCTGTCCATCGTTTTCGCTTTTCGAAGCGGTGCAGTTCCTTGTTCGGTCGGAACCCATCGTGTTTGGGTAACGGACGGTAAAGTAATTGATCAGATCGAGTTTAAGGTTTCGGGGCCTGAGAAGCTTAGAGTGCCTGCGGGAAAGTTCAGTGCGTTAAAGATAACCGCAGATTTTCTTGGCGTCCGAGCGATCTTTGCCCGGCCGGAAGGTGCGTTGATTGATGTCTGGCTCACCGACGACGAACGCATGATTCCCATTAAACTGAAGAGTGAGGCGAAGATTGGAAGTTTCCGTTCCGAGCTGGAAGAGTATTGGGTCGACGGGGAACAGGTCCTTTAG
- a CDS encoding FAD:protein FMN transferase gives MDEGVGFMMAVHQHGHEAMKTTFTLNLECDSGDHAKTLASACFQRIDEIENKLSRYIPGSDIWQLNHMESGSSLFVSDECHQCLLLSMEAYQLTYGYFDVTLGKQIEHRKTSAEGSMPVLGGQLQIVPDRPVVQCLEAGREIDLGGIGKGYALDCLLQLLKDEGSIKAGFLSAGSSTHLAFGEKQWEVALVGDETRRELGLRNEALSASGTAIQGAHIISPFSNQAAALNKRVWVVDPSAAMADARSTAAVLMDVESLREQSSAEKPVYRETVEAGNIEELHR, from the coding sequence ATGGATGAAGGAGTCGGATTCATGATGGCAGTTCATCAGCACGGACATGAAGCGATGAAAACCACCTTCACGCTCAATTTGGAATGTGACAGCGGTGACCATGCGAAAACGCTGGCAAGTGCTTGTTTTCAGCGCATTGATGAGATCGAAAACAAGCTAAGTCGTTACATTCCGGGTAGTGACATTTGGCAGCTCAACCATATGGAAAGCGGTTCGAGTCTCTTTGTGAGCGACGAATGTCATCAGTGTTTGCTGCTTTCGATGGAGGCTTACCAGCTTACCTACGGGTACTTTGATGTTACTCTCGGCAAACAGATCGAGCATCGGAAGACCAGTGCTGAGGGTTCAATGCCAGTGCTTGGCGGTCAGCTTCAGATTGTGCCGGATCGGCCCGTCGTCCAGTGTCTCGAAGCGGGCAGGGAAATCGATTTGGGAGGAATTGGAAAGGGATATGCTCTGGATTGTCTTCTCCAGCTGCTCAAGGATGAGGGCAGCATCAAAGCCGGATTTCTATCTGCGGGAAGCAGCACCCACTTGGCATTTGGTGAAAAGCAATGGGAGGTAGCATTGGTGGGAGATGAGACTCGGAGAGAGCTAGGACTGCGGAATGAAGCGCTGAGTGCCTCGGGAACTGCGATCCAAGGAGCCCATATCATTTCACCCTTCAGCAACCAAGCGGCCGCTTTAAATAAACGGGTCTGGGTAGTTGATCCAAGTGCGGCGATGGCGGATGCAAGGTCGACTGCGGCAGTGTTGATGGATGTGGAATCTTTGAGAGAGCAATCCTCTGCCGAAAAACCGGTATACCGTGAGACGGTCGAAGCCGGTAATATAGAAGAGCTACACCGCTAA
- the nadA gene encoding quinolinate synthase NadA yields the protein MIVTETEPPPFIVGKESGAKRLSEIQEEIMDLKREKNAVLLAHNYQINEIQEVADYLGDSLGLAYKAAEADADQIVFCGVHFMAETAKIVNPGRKVILPDLEAGCSLSDSCPPEKLAAFKEENPDVYVVAYINCSAGVKALCDVICTSGNAAKIVSQVPEDREILFVPDQNLGQWVSQQTGRQMRLWPGSCYVHVLFTVQSIQRVKDQFPGAPVVAHPECTDAIRSFADHVCSTEGMIQYAREHSSEDIIVATESSMLYRLRKDVPEKTFIAAPAQQVACGDYRTGTSDRGACNYCRYMKMNTIEGVRDALKYGTPEITMDEETRRKAYVPLKRMLDWSR from the coding sequence ATGATAGTCACTGAAACAGAACCTCCTCCCTTTATCGTGGGGAAAGAATCCGGCGCAAAGCGTTTGAGCGAGATTCAGGAGGAGATCATGGATCTGAAAAGAGAGAAGAATGCTGTGCTTCTTGCTCACAACTATCAGATCAACGAGATCCAGGAAGTCGCCGATTACCTAGGGGACTCTTTGGGGCTTGCTTACAAAGCTGCTGAGGCGGATGCCGACCAAATTGTTTTCTGCGGTGTTCATTTTATGGCGGAAACCGCCAAAATCGTGAATCCGGGAAGAAAAGTGATTCTGCCAGACCTCGAGGCAGGTTGCTCCCTTTCTGATTCCTGTCCTCCGGAGAAACTCGCTGCCTTCAAGGAGGAGAACCCGGATGTCTACGTGGTGGCGTATATCAATTGCTCGGCTGGAGTGAAAGCACTCTGCGATGTGATTTGCACGAGTGGAAATGCCGCTAAGATTGTGAGCCAGGTGCCTGAGGATCGCGAGATCCTGTTTGTTCCCGACCAGAACCTTGGCCAATGGGTCTCCCAGCAGACGGGACGGCAAATGCGGCTCTGGCCGGGAAGTTGCTACGTTCATGTTCTCTTTACAGTGCAGTCCATCCAACGGGTGAAAGACCAGTTTCCTGGTGCGCCCGTGGTTGCCCATCCGGAGTGCACGGACGCGATTCGATCCTTTGCTGACCACGTTTGTAGCACGGAGGGAATGATTCAGTATGCCCGCGAGCATTCGAGTGAGGACATTATCGTCGCGACAGAGAGTAGCATGCTCTATCGGCTACGAAAAGATGTCCCAGAGAAGACATTTATTGCAGCTCCTGCCCAGCAGGTTGCCTGCGGTGATTATCGAACCGGCACATCTGACAGGGGTGCCTGTAACTATTGCCGCTACATGAAAATGAACACGATTGAAGGTGTGCGGGATGCACTCAAGTATGGGACGCCCGAAATCACTATGGATGAAGAGACCCGACGGAAGGCTTATGTCCCACTCAAACGCATGCTGGACTGGAGTCGGTAG
- a CDS encoding flippase activity-associated protein Agl23 produces MSRSWFTFLAWIVVVAGGSVLRLADLEERPLHFDEATNARMLADRLEGEDYVFDPEHFHGPWLSLSAIPIARASGEEGWKDLTATTIRLGPVVAGVLTILTPLLWLRIIGSGPALLAGALLATSPLLIYYNRMFIHESWLVLFGMLTAAAVYRLALRPNWLNGLVTGVCVGLMFSTKVTFAISLLSFGAGVVFLLIFLKGFSSQGGQVSTIWEYFRALLLVAVTSIIVGAVFYTEFFSRPEGLTDAFKSFFVYETVPGHQKPVSFYFDLLLRPKELVGSWWTEAFVFLLAVIGFLAGISSRESRGFTGFLGIAVVIHFAIYSLIGYKTTWLLLLPWSLTCLLAGAAVYRMRFERFGFGAFVVALIVLGLSFQVQQSVQATGRLANDARNPYAYVPTNRDVERVSSWIEKLRSIHVNSLDDPIAVVGQEYWPLPWYLRDVGPVGYWPEGSPELEQLPVVIVMPDHFEEVRKMLDESHIEVPRSLRNNVPILLFIRSDLWDAWMKESDS; encoded by the coding sequence ATGTCGCGTAGTTGGTTCACTTTCCTAGCTTGGATCGTAGTTGTGGCCGGGGGAAGCGTGTTGCGGCTGGCTGATTTGGAGGAGCGTCCGCTGCATTTCGACGAAGCCACGAATGCGCGGATGCTCGCGGACAGGCTGGAAGGGGAGGACTACGTTTTTGATCCGGAGCATTTCCACGGTCCTTGGCTGAGTTTGAGCGCCATTCCGATTGCCAGAGCATCTGGCGAAGAAGGGTGGAAGGATTTGACCGCTACTACCATTCGACTGGGACCTGTAGTTGCCGGAGTGCTGACTATTCTGACTCCGCTTCTCTGGCTCAGGATTATCGGCTCAGGTCCAGCACTATTGGCAGGTGCCTTACTTGCGACGTCCCCTCTACTGATCTACTACAATCGCATGTTCATCCATGAGAGCTGGTTGGTTCTTTTTGGAATGCTCACCGCGGCTGCGGTCTACCGTTTAGCCCTGAGGCCCAACTGGTTGAATGGTCTCGTAACAGGTGTCTGCGTCGGACTGATGTTTTCGACTAAAGTGACATTCGCAATATCGCTTCTAAGTTTCGGTGCCGGGGTAGTCTTTCTGTTGATCTTCCTAAAGGGTTTTTCGAGTCAAGGCGGACAGGTTTCCACGATCTGGGAGTATTTTAGAGCTCTTCTTCTGGTTGCAGTGACTTCGATCATTGTTGGAGCCGTTTTTTACACAGAGTTTTTCAGCAGGCCGGAGGGTCTAACGGATGCCTTCAAGTCATTCTTTGTATACGAGACCGTTCCGGGTCATCAGAAGCCGGTATCCTTCTATTTTGATCTCCTCCTCAGGCCTAAAGAGCTGGTCGGTAGCTGGTGGACGGAGGCGTTTGTATTTTTGTTGGCAGTCATTGGCTTTTTGGCGGGTATCTCGTCGCGGGAGAGCCGCGGATTTACCGGATTTCTTGGGATTGCCGTGGTCATTCATTTCGCGATCTATAGTTTGATTGGCTACAAGACTACCTGGCTCCTATTGCTGCCTTGGTCGCTGACCTGTCTACTGGCTGGAGCGGCGGTCTACCGAATGCGGTTCGAGCGATTCGGTTTCGGAGCCTTTGTAGTGGCCCTCATCGTTCTCGGTCTCTCATTTCAGGTTCAACAATCGGTGCAGGCAACTGGGCGATTGGCCAATGATGCCAGAAATCCCTACGCCTATGTTCCGACTAACAGAGACGTGGAACGAGTCTCTTCATGGATAGAGAAGCTTCGGTCGATTCATGTGAATTCTCTGGATGACCCGATTGCGGTAGTCGGACAGGAGTATTGGCCTCTACCTTGGTATTTGAGAGATGTTGGTCCAGTAGGTTATTGGCCGGAAGGTAGCCCGGAACTCGAGCAGCTTCCGGTAGTGATTGTAATGCCCGATCATTTCGAGGAAGTCCGGAAAATGTTGGATGAAAGTCATATCGAGGTGCCTAGGAGTCTTCGCAATAATGTGCCCATCCTACTTTTTATTCGGAGTGATCTTTGGGACGCATGGATGAAGGAGTCGGATTCATGA
- the lpdA gene encoding dihydrolipoyl dehydrogenase, whose amino-acid sequence MSNETIQYDLVVIGGGPAGYAGAIKAGQLGQKVACVEMERAGGTCLNWGCIPSKALLTSAELYQRMTHSADLGFTVGDIDIDFPKVMKRSRNVADQMAKGVEFLFKKNKVDYVIGKARLNKGNLVEVFEGPDKGKTLSAKKVLIATGCKPRMIPGVEHDGSRIMNSRDALAMTKQPKSIVIIGAGAIGAEFAYFLNALGTKVTLVEMLPKILPVEDNEISDAVARAFKKQGIDCRTDTKVENLKSLKTKVTMDLVKGSKTDKVEAESVLVAIGVQANTEGLLGEGVSLEMDRNYIQTKDNYETSIEGVYAAGDIIGPPWLAHVATWEAVHAVKGMFEAHHPEKVKAFPGCTYCQPQVASIGKTEQKLKEEKVPYKVGKFPFTASGKAVASAHSEGFVKLLVSEDYGEILGAHIVGAEATELISEYVLGMKLEATAEEIHDTIHAHPTMSEALMEASAAVYGEAIHI is encoded by the coding sequence ATGAGCAACGAAACGATTCAATACGACCTCGTCGTGATCGGCGGAGGACCTGCCGGATACGCTGGGGCAATCAAAGCGGGTCAGTTGGGCCAAAAGGTAGCCTGCGTCGAAATGGAACGCGCCGGAGGCACCTGCTTGAACTGGGGATGCATCCCCTCGAAAGCGCTTCTCACCAGTGCAGAGCTTTACCAGAGAATGACCCACAGCGCTGACCTTGGTTTCACCGTCGGAGACATTGATATCGACTTTCCAAAGGTCATGAAACGGTCCCGGAACGTTGCTGATCAAATGGCAAAAGGCGTAGAATTTCTCTTCAAGAAAAATAAGGTCGATTACGTAATTGGTAAGGCACGCTTGAACAAAGGAAATTTAGTAGAGGTTTTCGAGGGGCCAGATAAGGGAAAGACCCTCTCCGCTAAGAAAGTTCTCATCGCCACGGGTTGTAAGCCCAGAATGATTCCTGGTGTCGAGCACGACGGAAGCAGGATCATGAATTCGCGTGATGCTTTGGCGATGACCAAACAACCAAAGTCAATCGTGATTATTGGTGCAGGCGCGATCGGAGCTGAGTTCGCTTACTTCCTGAACGCTCTCGGCACCAAGGTAACGCTCGTCGAAATGCTTCCCAAGATCCTTCCTGTCGAGGATAACGAAATCTCCGATGCGGTTGCCCGGGCCTTCAAAAAACAGGGGATTGACTGCCGCACCGATACCAAGGTCGAAAACCTCAAGTCCCTCAAAACCAAGGTAACGATGGACTTGGTAAAGGGATCAAAAACCGATAAGGTCGAGGCCGAATCCGTGCTTGTTGCCATTGGCGTTCAGGCGAACACTGAAGGTCTTTTGGGCGAGGGAGTCTCTCTCGAAATGGATCGGAACTACATCCAGACGAAGGACAATTACGAAACGAGTATCGAAGGGGTGTATGCCGCTGGAGATATCATTGGTCCTCCCTGGCTTGCCCACGTTGCCACATGGGAGGCGGTGCATGCAGTAAAGGGAATGTTCGAAGCGCACCACCCCGAAAAGGTGAAGGCCTTTCCGGGATGTACCTACTGCCAACCACAGGTAGCAAGTATCGGAAAGACCGAGCAAAAGCTTAAGGAGGAAAAAGTGCCCTATAAGGTGGGTAAGTTTCCCTTCACCGCATCCGGCAAGGCAGTTGCCTCAGCACATTCTGAAGGTTTCGTAAAGCTGCTGGTTTCCGAAGATTATGGAGAAATTCTCGGAGCGCACATTGTGGGTGCGGAAGCTACTGAGTTGATCTCCGAGTACGTTCTGGGCATGAAGCTAGAGGCGACTGCTGAAGAGATTCACGATACGATCCATGCTCACCCAACGATGAGCGAAGCGTTGATGGAAGCTTCGGCAGCGGTCTACGGAGAAGCTATTCACATCTAG
- a CDS encoding UvrD-helicase domain-containing protein, which translates to MNPNPRDHLMIRASAGSGKTYRLVRRLISLLADGEAPDSILAATFSRKAAGEFRAKLLSALATAVEDREASQTLSDEIGCPGWGTDDYRTLLSSLVRDPDLLRLSTIDAFFLELIGLFRFELGLGANVFLGSETGEEFEIRDLLRTIFTAAEEDTRKALFHLVEEDRGDDSVRSFQAVLEEWIKSALSLYRQCPDSEKWGKLPDGLTLPKVTPEEWTKRLSLFTQRLNEESIAEQSQPAVQELIAHLQNWDFSPVLPKEYAKWIKAGAVDQEKLLLGKKGFIINRKKITLSPSTGEALISLAEIFYANAVQLAVGNTKGAHKFLAHFETENEARRLSVGHLRFEDLPFLLRNLDSPEGSLLAYRLDARLKHWLLDEFQDTSRSQWEVLHPFIEELFYDCEEPRTFFCVGDPKQAIYGWRKGDSRLFKEIAAKYSAFEPRPLVVESIAKTYRCSPPIVEFINQLFGSREAFPKDLNENVASRWLDQWELHQSAKEFPLGIVEVESFPDKESPDELILNRLRANSHRKSDRSVAILCRTNKTADHFDALLRENGIPTVRDGALSITRDFSSGRLIYAIFNVLLCPGNTLALGVLTSSSAVSSIEQFCGGKISPQSLRKKWESLPLPQFLADFESCLSSGGWIDSSEHRCLEAVYTILREAKSKEGPELKEIVQTLSHSRLEDPGSASGVQIMTIHRSKGLEFDTVFLPDLAPGPGIAPHKELWVSEEEGRITAVLERVNQDAQAIFPPLREWGDKVAEDRTFESLCVTYVAATRAVEELYVYCPKRKSFLSQWIEKAFSPDPEDVPLVKIGEPVESTPPKPVFKAPPEPSPPVLEKTLSSSLRRDLSPSKKGSGEASSLFLPDKMALLEFGTKVHRVLASFEWPASDWDPKTADPDVRPILSQAFAHDSIRELLSRPQNPTEVWRERAFDARIEDTWVSGVFDRVHQRWPKPNEKSRPLIIDFKTDSSPQEIPQSYRDQLLTYRKALAMILSTDTDQIDAKLVFLRSGEIVPV; encoded by the coding sequence ATGAACCCGAATCCACGAGACCATCTTATGATCAGGGCTTCCGCGGGCTCGGGAAAGACCTATCGATTGGTCCGGCGTTTGATCAGTCTGCTCGCGGACGGCGAGGCTCCAGACTCCATCCTCGCTGCTACCTTCTCAAGAAAAGCTGCGGGGGAGTTTCGGGCGAAACTACTTTCTGCCCTCGCGACTGCCGTCGAAGATAGGGAAGCCAGTCAAACTTTGAGCGATGAAATCGGCTGTCCGGGTTGGGGCACTGATGACTACCGCACCCTTCTAAGCTCACTGGTCCGCGATCCCGACCTGCTTCGCCTGAGCACCATCGATGCATTCTTTCTCGAACTGATCGGGCTCTTCCGCTTTGAGCTGGGACTGGGTGCAAACGTTTTTCTCGGTTCGGAAACTGGCGAAGAATTCGAAATACGCGACCTTCTCCGCACTATCTTTACTGCGGCCGAAGAGGACACACGAAAAGCACTCTTCCACTTGGTCGAAGAAGATCGAGGCGACGATTCCGTTCGGAGCTTTCAGGCGGTGCTCGAGGAGTGGATCAAGTCAGCGCTTTCTCTCTATCGTCAATGTCCCGATTCGGAGAAATGGGGAAAGCTTCCGGACGGGCTTACTCTCCCGAAGGTTACACCCGAAGAATGGACGAAACGCTTGAGTCTTTTTACACAGAGGCTCAATGAGGAGTCTATCGCGGAACAAAGTCAGCCAGCGGTTCAAGAACTGATCGCGCATCTGCAGAACTGGGATTTTTCGCCGGTCTTACCGAAAGAGTACGCCAAGTGGATCAAAGCCGGCGCGGTCGATCAGGAGAAGCTCCTCTTGGGGAAGAAAGGATTTATTATCAACCGGAAGAAGATCACCCTCTCACCTTCCACAGGGGAAGCCCTCATCTCGCTTGCGGAAATCTTTTATGCAAACGCCGTCCAGTTGGCGGTGGGCAACACCAAGGGGGCGCACAAGTTTCTTGCTCATTTCGAGACTGAGAATGAAGCCCGTCGGTTGAGTGTGGGTCATCTTCGATTCGAAGATCTCCCTTTCTTGCTTCGCAATCTCGACTCACCGGAAGGCTCTCTTCTCGCCTACCGTCTCGACGCTCGACTCAAGCACTGGCTCCTCGATGAATTTCAGGACACCAGTCGAAGTCAATGGGAGGTTTTGCATCCATTTATCGAAGAGCTTTTCTACGATTGCGAGGAACCTCGAACCTTTTTCTGCGTCGGCGATCCCAAGCAGGCGATCTACGGCTGGCGAAAAGGAGATAGTCGATTATTCAAAGAGATTGCAGCGAAATACAGCGCCTTTGAACCCCGACCACTAGTAGTCGAATCGATCGCGAAAACTTACCGCTGTTCCCCCCCCATTGTTGAGTTTATCAACCAGCTCTTTGGAAGCCGTGAGGCATTTCCCAAGGACCTGAATGAAAACGTGGCCTCCCGATGGCTCGACCAATGGGAACTTCATCAATCGGCCAAGGAGTTTCCTCTAGGAATAGTAGAGGTCGAATCGTTTCCAGACAAAGAATCGCCAGACGAACTAATCCTGAATCGCCTGAGGGCCAACAGCCATCGAAAGTCCGATAGATCCGTCGCCATCCTCTGCCGAACCAATAAGACCGCTGATCATTTCGACGCATTACTTCGTGAAAATGGAATTCCCACCGTTCGGGACGGAGCACTCTCAATCACCCGAGACTTTTCCTCTGGTCGCCTCATCTATGCGATCTTCAATGTCCTACTGTGCCCTGGAAACACGCTCGCTCTTGGAGTGCTCACCAGCAGCTCAGCGGTCTCATCGATCGAGCAGTTCTGCGGAGGCAAAATCAGCCCGCAGTCCTTGAGGAAAAAGTGGGAATCGCTCCCTCTGCCACAGTTTCTCGCTGACTTCGAATCCTGCCTTAGCTCGGGCGGATGGATTGATTCTTCCGAGCACCGTTGCCTCGAGGCCGTGTATACGATTCTTCGGGAGGCTAAGAGCAAGGAAGGTCCGGAACTAAAAGAAATCGTCCAGACGCTGAGCCATTCGAGACTGGAAGATCCTGGGTCCGCATCGGGTGTCCAAATCATGACCATTCACCGTTCAAAGGGGTTGGAATTCGACACTGTATTTCTTCCCGACCTCGCGCCCGGACCCGGTATCGCGCCACACAAAGAGTTATGGGTTAGCGAAGAGGAAGGACGAATTACCGCGGTCCTCGAAAGAGTAAACCAAGACGCACAGGCAATCTTCCCACCATTACGGGAATGGGGCGATAAAGTCGCTGAGGACCGCACCTTTGAGAGCCTCTGCGTTACCTATGTCGCGGCAACCCGCGCGGTTGAAGAACTCTATGTTTATTGTCCGAAAAGAAAGAGCTTCCTTAGTCAATGGATCGAGAAAGCGTTTTCTCCCGATCCAGAGGATGTGCCCCTTGTCAAAATTGGAGAACCGGTAGAATCAACTCCTCCAAAACCCGTTTTCAAGGCACCCCCTGAACCGTCGCCTCCGGTTTTAGAGAAAACACTTTCGTCATCCCTTCGTAGGGACCTTTCTCCTTCTAAGAAGGGTTCCGGTGAGGCCTCTTCCCTCTTTCTTCCCGATAAAATGGCCTTGCTCGAATTCGGCACAAAGGTTCATCGGGTTCTCGCCTCCTTCGAGTGGCCTGCCTCCGACTGGGACCCGAAAACCGCGGATCCAGATGTTCGACCGATTCTTTCCCAAGCCTTCGCTCACGATTCTATTCGTGAACTCCTTAGTCGACCGCAAAACCCGACCGAGGTTTGGCGCGAACGGGCTTTCGATGCTAGGATTGAAGACACGTGGGTCTCCGGCGTTTTTGACCGGGTTCATCAACGTTGGCCAAAACCAAACGAAAAATCGAGACCCCTCATCATTGACTTCAAAACTGACAGTTCTCCTCAAGAAATTCCCCAATCCTACCGGGACCAACTACTGACCTACCGAAAGGCACTAGCCATGATACTCTCTACAGATACCGATCAAATTGACGCCAAGCTTGTATTCTTGCGCTCAGGCGAAATCGTCCCTGTTTAG
- a CDS encoding phage holin family protein has translation MAAIPIILRLIAVTWGLAVAQWTASGVVFQSGLSFVGAVALLGIFLTLLKPVLVLLMLPLVVLTLGLGLWVVNALIVMLASAIIPGFDLATWGSAFWTALWVSLFTLGTIAVTGKNDQRFRKVVLHQSGFRRNVDPKKKVDNDDFIDI, from the coding sequence ATGGCGGCCATTCCCATCATCCTTAGATTGATAGCAGTCACCTGGGGCCTAGCCGTGGCCCAGTGGACCGCTTCGGGCGTTGTTTTTCAGAGTGGTCTGAGTTTCGTTGGTGCGGTAGCCCTTCTCGGTATTTTTCTGACGCTCCTCAAGCCGGTTCTGGTTTTGTTGATGTTGCCGCTGGTGGTTTTGACTCTCGGTCTGGGTCTTTGGGTCGTGAACGCCCTAATCGTGATGTTAGCCTCAGCTATCATTCCGGGGTTTGATCTAGCAACATGGGGCTCGGCTTTTTGGACCGCGCTGTGGGTGAGCCTTTTCACCCTAGGAACAATCGCCGTGACTGGGAAAAACGATCAGCGCTTCAGGAAAGTCGTCTTACACCAAAGCGGGTTTCGCAGAAACGTCGATCCGAAAAAGAAGGTGGATAACGATGACTTCATCGACATCTGA
- a CDS encoding glycosyltransferase, which translates to MKQITLVTPVYNDSKRLSVFGPKLAKAVAEANLPIQWIVSDDGSDSNEKRLVEKKVEELLKIYPQIRFLPLAERTYKGGAVYEAWDQSNDSDWLGFVDADGAIDAQTIINLFKEALASSSPSAWIAVRQNSPSTPVDRGIARKQSFRIFNSLVRRLLGIRFKDTQCGAKVLAGPVYREISNRLEERGFAFDLELLVALESNHYEIREVPIPWREIAGSKVHPLRDAWPMLRSVLRIRRRLKAGHYRKDRSTD; encoded by the coding sequence TTGAAGCAGATCACTTTAGTAACCCCAGTATACAACGATTCCAAGCGCTTATCGGTCTTCGGTCCAAAGTTGGCTAAAGCTGTCGCTGAAGCCAACCTACCGATACAATGGATAGTCTCTGACGACGGGTCTGATTCAAACGAAAAGCGACTGGTTGAGAAGAAGGTCGAGGAGTTACTCAAAATCTACCCGCAGATCCGTTTTCTTCCACTCGCTGAGCGAACTTACAAGGGAGGTGCCGTTTATGAAGCATGGGATCAGTCAAACGATTCTGATTGGCTTGGTTTTGTGGATGCCGATGGAGCCATCGATGCACAGACCATCATAAACCTTTTCAAAGAGGCGTTAGCCTCATCGTCTCCATCGGCTTGGATTGCGGTTCGGCAGAACTCTCCCAGCACCCCAGTAGATCGAGGAATCGCCCGAAAACAATCGTTTCGAATATTCAATAGCCTCGTTCGCAGGCTTCTGGGAATTCGCTTTAAAGACACCCAATGTGGAGCGAAAGTTTTGGCAGGACCCGTTTACCGGGAGATCTCGAATCGACTCGAAGAACGCGGATTTGCTTTTGACCTCGAGCTCCTCGTGGCTCTCGAATCCAACCACTACGAAATTCGCGAGGTGCCAATCCCCTGGCGGGAAATTGCCGGGAGCAAGGTTCATCCGCTTCGGGATGCGTGGCCGATGTTGAGGTCCGTCCTAAGGATCAGAAGAAGGTTGAAGGCAGGTCACTACCGAAAAGACCGCTCTACTGATTAA